A genomic stretch from Neodiprion fabricii isolate iyNeoFabr1 chromosome 3, iyNeoFabr1.1, whole genome shotgun sequence includes:
- the LOC124177994 gene encoding gem-associated protein 8-like, translating into MDVNLNAKRPKTRKRKRHSKIKRREQARLEVRFAKRRKLVAGERNVYVSVKSKEKLTNAMQANTFWENYKAAHEWQQRHSVEWWKSRCVALEYENVILRDKIRELTSNSIRHGVNDSSVKQGRRRGARTESLRRSSRNRGDDEWQEQEEASDNDNLEFQVDEDMMKFFEQTIRHKMELKEKRDVESAREKAELEEEVPMEGGAAWMRTKLEGAKLLYGTASPRILAMETALQATNDRHKDRAKPQYWPNIPLKL; encoded by the exons ATGGACGTTAACTTAAACGCGAAGCGACCGAAGACAAGAAAGAGAAAACGTCACTCGAAGATTAAACGCCGGGAACAAGCCCGCCTTGAGGTTAGGTTTGCCAAACGTCGTAAACTCGTGGCTGGTGAACGTAATGTTTACGTTTCTGTTAAGTCGAAGGAAAAACTAACGAACGCCATGCAGGCGAACACATTCTGGGAAAACTACAAAGCCGCTCACGAGTGGCAACAAAG GCATAGTGTAGAGTGGTGGAAATCACGGTGCGTTGCGCTGGAATATGAGAACGTTATTCTGCGTGATAAAATAAGGGAGTTGACGTCAAACTCGATTCGACACGGAGTCAATGATTCCTCTGTCAAGCAAGGCAGACGTAGAGGAGCACGGACTGAGAGCCTTCGACGAAGTAGTCGCAACAGGGGGGACGACGAATGGCAGGAGCAAGAAGAAGCTTCAGATAATGATAACCTGGAATTTCAAGTTGATGAAGATATGATGAAGTTTTTCGAACAAACTATTAGGCACAAGATGGAATTAAAGGAAAAACGGGACGTCGAATCTGCCCGGGAAAAGGCAGAGCTTGAGGAGGAGGTTCCAATGGAAGGTGGAGCCGCTTGGATGCGGACTAAACTTGAAGGGGCTAAATTACTTTACGGTACCGCTAGTCCCAGAATCTTGGCCATGGAAACCGCTCTGCAGGCTACAAACGATCGGCACAAAGACCGAGCAAAGCCGCAGTACTGGCCAAATATTCCCCTGAAATTGTAG